A window of the Buchnera aphidicola (Aphis glycines) genome harbors these coding sequences:
- a CDS encoding proline--tRNA ligase, with protein sequence MRASQYLLLTLKETPNNTKIISHQLMLRSGMIRKLSSGLYIWLPTGLKVLKKINKIIACEMRKINALEIIMPIIQPKKLWEQSNRLNTYGKELLQFFDRRNQEFILGPTNEEVVTYLIGNEIRSYQELPLIVYQIQTKFRDEIRPRFGIVRAREFIMKDAYSFHMSKACLKKTYDNFYTSYINIFNQMQLKFRVVNADSGSMGGKISHEFQALSDNGEDEIVFSQNTSYSSNINTAKSIESINFFEKNYDNIHDTNKSIKSIKDIHEIEFPIKNLIKTILIRTNENNQFSFAALLIRSEHEINLFKVEKINIFSKPLQFINEKEIIELIGVKKKFLGPLNLNVPIFADVSVYYMKNFTIGANINEKFFINVNWKIDMPIPTIVDIRTITKNDLGPDGLKSLEIKKSIEIGHIFQLEKEYSKKMNTLVKDKFGKQKNLYMGCYGIGITRIIASIIEQNYDNDGIIWPSCISPFEVAILPININNCKETKKNSEELYKKIKNEKIDVILDDRNKRPGIMFNEIDLIGIPHQIIISKRYIEKEKVEYRSRKNKKNILIHIKDIISFLKNQLK encoded by the coding sequence ATGCGAGCAAGTCAATATTTACTACTAACTTTAAAAGAAACTCCTAACAATACAAAAATAATCAGTCACCAACTTATGCTACGAAGTGGAATGATAAGAAAATTATCTTCAGGGTTATATATTTGGCTTCCTACAGGTTTAAAAGTATTAAAAAAAATTAATAAAATTATTGCTTGTGAAATGAGAAAAATAAACGCTTTAGAAATTATTATGCCTATTATACAGCCTAAAAAACTCTGGGAACAAAGCAATCGTTTGAATACATATGGAAAAGAATTATTACAATTTTTTGATCGACGCAATCAGGAATTTATATTAGGCCCAACTAATGAAGAAGTTGTAACGTATTTAATTGGCAATGAAATACGTTCATACCAAGAACTACCATTAATTGTATATCAAATTCAAACTAAATTCAGAGACGAAATACGTCCACGATTTGGAATTGTTCGAGCTCGTGAATTTATTATGAAAGATGCTTACTCGTTTCATATGAGTAAAGCATGCTTAAAAAAAACTTATGATAACTTTTATACAAGTTATATTAATATATTTAATCAAATGCAACTTAAATTTCGGGTAGTTAATGCTGATTCTGGATCGATGGGCGGTAAAATTTCTCATGAATTTCAAGCTTTATCTGATAACGGAGAAGACGAGATAGTATTTTCTCAAAATACATCATATTCGTCTAATATCAATACAGCTAAATCAATAGAATCTATTAATTTTTTTGAAAAAAATTATGACAATATTCATGATACAAATAAAAGTATAAAATCTATTAAAGATATTCATGAGATAGAATTTCCCATTAAAAATTTAATCAAAACTATTTTAATTAGAACAAACGAAAATAATCAGTTTTCATTTGCAGCTTTATTAATACGATCAGAACATGAAATAAATTTATTTAAAGTAGAAAAAATTAACATTTTCTCAAAACCATTACAATTTATCAACGAAAAAGAGATTATAGAATTAATAGGTGTGAAAAAAAAATTTTTAGGACCTTTAAACTTAAATGTTCCAATTTTTGCTGATGTTTCAGTATATTATATGAAAAATTTTACTATTGGAGCCAACATTAATGAAAAATTTTTTATTAACGTAAACTGGAAAATAGATATGCCAATTCCAACTATTGTTGATATTAGGACAATCACTAAAAATGATTTAGGGCCAGATGGATTGAAATCCTTAGAAATTAAAAAAAGTATTGAAATTGGACATATATTTCAATTAGAAAAAGAATATTCTAAAAAAATGAATACATTAGTCAAAGATAAATTTGGAAAGCAAAAAAATTTATATATGGGATGTTATGGGATTGGAATAACACGAATTATAGCATCTATAATCGAGCAAAATTATGATAATGACGGTATCATTTGGCCAAGTTGTATATCTCCTTTCGAAGTAGCTATTTTACCTATTAATATAAATAATTGCAAAGAAACAAAAAAAAATTCAGAGGAATTATATAAAAAAATTAAAAATGAAAAAATAGATGTAATTTTAGATGACCGAAACAAAAGACCAGGTATTATGTTCAACGAAATAGATTTAATTGGCATTCCTCACCAAATTATTATTAGCAAACGTTATATAGAAAAAGAAAAAGTTGAATATCGATCAAGAAAAAACAAAAAAAATATTCTTATTCATATAAAAGATATTATTTCTTTTTTAAAAAATCAATTAAAATAA
- the flhB gene encoding flagellar biosynthesis protein FlhB, protein MNHDMHEEKTEKPTEHHIKKSRKKGKTRYSRELNSLLILTIGLLNLWFCRNSIILEFKRILSNSLDFNKNIILDKQNILLNVFIALKKIFIIFSPFLGSLFFVMVIPAIFFSGIQLNIKSLKFNLEKFNLIKGLKRIFSLKIFLECFKNILKLIFIGSVVFWYLWLHFSEILFFDIKDIVSVFSFGFDTIMRCCILTILGLIPIVVFDVFWNQFQHYKKLRMTRQQIKDEFKEQEGHPHLKVRIRRQMKENFRRRMILNVPKSDVVITNPIQYSVALRYDEEKMNAPKVIAKGLGDVAIQIQKTANQYNIPIISAPALARSLYRYAEIGQYIPGPLYKAVAEVLAWVWKVKKWKKEGGVFPQKPKNIFVPSELNFTGESETND, encoded by the coding sequence ATGAATCATGATATGCATGAAGAAAAAACTGAAAAACCAACTGAACATCATATTAAAAAATCTCGAAAAAAAGGCAAAACAAGATATTCTCGTGAATTAAACTCTTTATTAATTTTAACGATTGGATTATTAAATTTATGGTTTTGTAGAAATTCAATTATACTGGAATTTAAAAGAATTTTATCTAACAGTCTTGATTTTAATAAAAATATCATTCTAGATAAACAAAACATTTTATTAAATGTTTTTATTGCTTTAAAAAAAATTTTTATTATTTTTAGCCCATTTTTAGGGTCTTTATTTTTTGTGATGGTAATACCTGCTATTTTTTTTAGTGGTATTCAATTAAATATAAAATCGTTAAAATTTAATTTAGAAAAATTTAATTTAATAAAAGGATTAAAAAGAATTTTTTCTTTAAAAATATTCTTGGAATGTTTTAAAAATATATTAAAGTTAATTTTTATTGGAAGCGTAGTGTTTTGGTATTTATGGTTGCATTTTTCTGAAATATTATTTTTTGATATTAAAGATATTGTTTCTGTTTTTTCTTTTGGATTTGATACTATTATGCGTTGTTGTATTTTAACAATATTAGGATTAATTCCAATTGTTGTTTTTGATGTGTTTTGGAATCAATTTCAACACTATAAAAAATTAAGAATGACTCGTCAACAAATCAAAGATGAATTTAAAGAGCAAGAAGGTCATCCGCATTTAAAAGTCAGAATTCGTCGTCAAATGAAAGAAAATTTTCGTAGAAGAATGATTTTAAACGTTCCAAAGTCTGATGTTGTTATCACTAATCCTATACAATATTCTGTAGCACTCAGATATGATGAAGAAAAAATGAATGCGCCTAAAGTAATAGCAAAAGGTTTAGGTGATGTAGCTATTCAAATACAAAAAACTGCAAATCAATATAACATCCCTATAATCTCTGCCCCTGCGTTAGCTCGTTCATTATATCGTTATGCAGAAATCGGACAATATATTCCCGGCCCTCTTTATAAAGCTGTGGCTGAAGTTTTAGCGTGGGTTTGGAAAGTCAAAAAATGGAAAAAAGAAGGTGGTGTTTTTCCACAAAAACCAAAAAATATATTTGTCCCATCTGAATTAAACTTTACAGGAGAAAGCGAAACTAATGATTAA
- the flhA gene encoding flagellar biosynthesis protein FlhA produces MINFSSIFRIIKNFKNTQWKVLAGPILILIILSMMVLPLAPFILDIFFTFNIALSIIILLVSMFTRKTLDFAAFPTILLFSTLLRLALNVASTRVIFLNGHTGTDSAGRVIESFGHFLVGGNFAIGIVVFIILVIINFMVITKGAGRIAEVGARFILDAMPGKQMAIDADLNASLIGEAEAKKRRLQITQEADFYGSMDGASKFVRGDAIAGILIMFLNIFGGLIIGVFQHNMLLTKAAEVYTLLTIGDGLVAQIPALVISTAAGVIVTRVSTNQNVGEQMISQLFCNSQVILLSAIVLGILGLVPGMPNIVFLIFTILLLFLAWQLNRKKHIFNNDVLSDSTNQNKPILNSTVEASWNDVELEDPIRIEIGLNLVPMLDVKKSGDLLEKIRIVRKKIAKEIGFLPPLVHIKNNMNLTKNSYRIFIKGIEIGNGECLYGKLMAISTGQEIESLPFKAVNEPAFGLSGYWIDTSFKMEAEKKGYSVVDSSSIIATHLNFLISQNINELFGRYETQQLLNRVNSEIPKLTEDLIPNVIDLTTLHKILKNLILEKVPIKDMRTILETLSEHAINQKDANELTSIIRISLSKIIIQKLFYKKNTIEVMVLESNLEKLLMDSVKGEKINIEPGLSEILLSKTKKAIEQQKSIKAPVVLLVPHILRLFLSRFLRIHFSELTVLSELEITSINNIKVTNIIGST; encoded by the coding sequence ATGATTAATTTTTCTTCTATTTTTCGCATTATAAAAAATTTTAAAAATACTCAATGGAAAGTATTAGCAGGACCAATACTCATATTAATTATTTTATCAATGATGGTGTTACCACTCGCACCTTTCATTTTGGATATTTTTTTTACATTTAACATTGCTTTATCAATCATTATTCTACTTGTTTCTATGTTTACTAGGAAAACTTTAGATTTTGCTGCTTTTCCAACTATTTTACTATTTTCAACCTTATTAAGGTTAGCGTTAAATGTTGCGTCTACGCGTGTGATTTTCTTAAATGGACATACAGGAACTGATTCAGCAGGAAGAGTAATTGAATCATTTGGACATTTTTTAGTGGGCGGAAACTTTGCTATTGGTATAGTGGTATTTATTATTTTAGTGATTATTAATTTTATGGTGATTACTAAAGGAGCAGGTAGGATAGCAGAGGTGGGAGCAAGGTTTATATTAGATGCTATGCCTGGAAAACAAATGGCAATTGATGCAGATTTAAATGCAAGTTTAATTGGCGAAGCAGAAGCTAAAAAACGTCGATTACAAATTACACAAGAAGCTGATTTTTATGGATCTATGGATGGAGCAAGTAAATTTGTACGAGGAGATGCTATTGCTGGTATTTTGATTATGTTTCTTAACATATTTGGAGGATTAATTATCGGTGTATTTCAACATAATATGTTACTAACAAAAGCTGCTGAGGTTTATACCTTGCTAACTATAGGAGATGGTTTAGTTGCTCAAATACCTGCATTAGTCATTTCTACAGCCGCTGGTGTAATTGTTACAAGAGTTAGTACTAATCAAAATGTTGGCGAGCAAATGATTAGCCAATTATTTTGTAATTCTCAGGTCATTTTATTAAGTGCTATTGTTTTAGGTATACTTGGTTTAGTTCCTGGAATGCCAAATATAGTATTTCTTATATTTACAATTTTATTGCTTTTTCTTGCTTGGCAATTAAATCGGAAAAAACATATTTTTAATAATGATGTTTTGTCAGATTCTACAAATCAAAATAAACCTATTTTAAATTCAACTGTCGAAGCTTCTTGGAATGATGTTGAATTAGAGGATCCTATAAGGATAGAAATAGGATTAAATTTAGTCCCTATGTTAGATGTTAAAAAAAGTGGTGATTTATTAGAAAAAATTCGAATTGTTCGAAAAAAAATTGCAAAAGAAATTGGATTTCTTCCTCCTTTAGTTCATATTAAAAACAATATGAATTTAACTAAAAATTCATACCGTATTTTTATTAAAGGTATAGAAATAGGAAATGGAGAATGTTTATACGGCAAATTGATGGCCATTTCTACGGGCCAAGAAATAGAATCACTACCGTTTAAAGCAGTGAACGAACCTGCTTTTGGTTTATCTGGTTATTGGATTGATACATCATTTAAAATGGAAGCAGAAAAGAAAGGATATTCTGTAGTTGATTCGAGCTCTATTATTGCAACACATTTAAATTTTCTCATTTCTCAGAATATTAATGAATTGTTTGGTCGTTACGAAACTCAGCAGTTATTGAATCGTGTAAATTCAGAAATACCTAAATTGACTGAAGATTTAATACCTAATGTAATTGATCTTACAACTTTGCATAAAATTTTAAAAAATTTAATTTTAGAAAAAGTTCCAATAAAAGATATGCGAACTATTTTAGAAACATTATCAGAACATGCTATTAATCAAAAAGATGCGAATGAATTAACTAGTATTATTCGTATATCTTTAAGTAAAATTATAATTCAAAAGTTATTTTATAAAAAAAATACCATTGAAGTGATGGTTTTAGAATCTAATTTAGAGAAATTATTAATGGATAGTGTAAAAGGAGAAAAAATTAATATAGAGCCAGGTTTATCTGAGATACTTTTATCTAAAACAAAAAAAGCAATTGAACAACAAAAATCAATCAAAGCTCCTGTTGTTTTATTAGTACCTCATATTTTACGATTATTTTTATCTAGATTTTTACGTATTCATTTTTCAGAATTAACTGTTTTATCGGAGTTAGAAATAACCTCAATAAATAATATAAAAGTTACTAATATAATTGGAAGTACATAA
- the argS gene encoding arginine--tRNA ligase — MNIKYTIKKDIEQALIKIGLKNYYKPLIISKKKTEFGNYQVDNLMKIAHSNDIEPYILYEKILFFIQKKNIYKKMIFSYPGFINIFINENFLSEKLEELFVSSRLGIKRVDSKKTIVVDYSSPNIAKEMHIGHLRSTIIGDVTVRTLEFLGHNVIRANHIGDWGTQFGMLIAYLKYKKLEKKLQNNLISLREIERFYCKSKKKCDVDKNFEKESKKYVVKLQNGDQHCYSMWKKLITITMKYNYQIYEQLNVTLKKEHTMGESLYNKMLPDIIKDLKEKKIATEKNKAIIIFLNEFKNKLGEPMGVVVQKKDKAFLYSTTDIACLKYRYETLHANRIIYYTDSRQHQHLLQIWTIARKAHYIPQNLLLEHHTFGMMLSKNKRPFKTRDGNTIKLTALLDEAINRAKDLIYQKNPNLPKKKLIKLAKVIGISAVKYSDLSKNRNTNYIFDWDTMLTFEGNTSPYIQYAYTRIISILKKSTIPIHKISEKISLVKNSEIQLATKILEFEEIILIIEAKGIPHIMCNYLYELATYFSNFYENCSILFSKKIKTRKSRLKLSFLTAKTLKKGLNILGIKTLKKM, encoded by the coding sequence ATGAATATAAAATATACAATAAAAAAAGATATTGAACAAGCTTTAATTAAAATTGGTCTCAAAAATTATTATAAACCATTAATTATTTCTAAAAAAAAAACAGAGTTCGGAAATTACCAAGTTGATAACTTAATGAAAATAGCTCATTCAAATGATATCGAACCATATATTTTATATGAAAAAATACTTTTTTTTATTCAAAAAAAAAATATATATAAAAAAATGATATTTTCTTATCCAGGATTTATAAATATTTTTATTAATGAAAATTTTTTATCAGAGAAATTAGAAGAATTATTTGTTTCATCTCGTTTAGGTATCAAACGTGTTGATTCTAAAAAAACCATAGTAGTAGATTATTCTTCTCCAAACATCGCTAAAGAAATGCACATAGGACATTTAAGGTCTACCATTATAGGAGATGTTACTGTAAGAACTTTAGAATTTTTAGGGCATAATGTAATTAGAGCTAACCATATTGGAGATTGGGGTACACAATTTGGAATGTTAATAGCATATTTAAAATACAAAAAATTAGAAAAAAAACTACAAAATAATCTTATTTCCCTAAGAGAGATTGAACGTTTTTATTGTAAATCAAAAAAAAAATGTGATGTAGATAAAAATTTTGAAAAAGAGTCAAAAAAATATGTAGTAAAACTGCAAAATGGAGATCAACACTGTTATTCTATGTGGAAAAAGCTAATTACAATAACAATGAAGTATAATTATCAAATATACGAGCAACTTAATGTTACATTAAAAAAAGAACATACTATGGGGGAAAGTTTATATAATAAAATGCTTCCAGATATTATAAAAGATCTTAAAGAAAAAAAAATAGCTACAGAAAAAAACAAAGCTATTATAATTTTCTTAAATGAGTTCAAAAATAAACTAGGAGAACCCATGGGAGTGGTTGTTCAAAAGAAAGATAAAGCTTTTTTATATTCTACTACAGATATTGCTTGTTTAAAATATCGATATGAAACGTTACACGCTAATCGTATAATATATTATACAGACTCTCGTCAACACCAACATTTACTACAAATATGGACTATTGCTAGAAAAGCCCATTATATACCTCAAAATTTATTGTTAGAACATCATACATTCGGAATGATGTTGTCAAAAAACAAACGTCCTTTTAAAACACGTGATGGCAATACTATCAAACTTACTGCATTACTTGACGAAGCGATAAATAGAGCTAAAGATTTAATTTATCAAAAAAATCCTAATTTACCTAAAAAAAAACTAATCAAATTAGCTAAAGTGATAGGAATAAGCGCAGTAAAATATTCGGATTTATCTAAAAATAGAAATACTAACTATATATTTGACTGGGATACAATGTTAACTTTTGAGGGAAATACATCACCTTATATACAGTACGCTTATACAAGAATTATATCGATTTTAAAGAAATCTACTATACCAATACATAAAATATCAGAAAAAATTAGTCTAGTTAAAAACAGTGAAATTCAATTAGCAACTAAAATATTAGAATTTGAAGAAATTATCTTGATTATAGAAGCAAAAGGAATACCACATATAATGTGCAATTATCTGTATGAATTAGCAACATATTTTTCTAACTTTTATGAAAATTGCTCAATTTTATTTTCTAAAAAAATTAAAACACGAAAAAGCAGATTAAAATTATCTTTTTTAACAGCAAAAACATTAAAAAAAGGACTGAATATTTTAGGAATAAAAACATTAAAAAAAATGTAA
- the gloB gene encoding hydroxyacylglutathione hydrolase: MILTNIMALKNNYIWILYDKNNSCIIIDPGESKIVIKEIIQKKWNPKAILLTHNHVDHTNGVENILKKYPKIIVFGPEETKNFHVNEIIKGGDKINLLEYDIDIISTPGHTLGHISYYLKPYLFCGDTLFSAGCGKVFKNNYIKMYNSIQSIKLFPNNTVLCCAHEYTVSNLIFSMHFLPQDKNIKCYYKKIQKKIFLKKNIFPFFLNHEKKINIFLRTDEFFLKKSMGFKKSKDSFEIFCYLRKIKDIFGAKRD; the protein is encoded by the coding sequence ATGATTTTAACAAATATAATGGCGTTAAAAAATAATTATATTTGGATTTTATATGACAAAAATAATTCTTGTATTATTATTGATCCAGGCGAATCAAAGATTGTAATTAAAGAAATTATTCAAAAAAAATGGAATCCTAAAGCTATTTTACTCACTCATAATCATGTAGATCATACAAATGGAGTAGAAAATATTTTAAAAAAATATCCTAAAATCATTGTTTTTGGTCCTGAAGAAACAAAAAACTTTCATGTTAATGAAATTATTAAAGGGGGAGATAAAATAAACTTATTAGAATATGATATTGATATTATTTCTACTCCAGGTCACACATTAGGTCACATTTCATACTATTTAAAACCATACTTATTTTGTGGAGATACTCTGTTCTCAGCCGGTTGTGGTAAAGTTTTTAAAAATAATTATATCAAAATGTACAATTCTATTCAATCCATTAAATTATTTCCGAATAATACTGTTTTATGCTGCGCCCATGAATATACTGTATCTAATTTAATTTTTTCTATGCATTTTTTACCTCAAGATAAAAATATTAAATGTTATTATAAAAAAATTCAAAAAAAAATATTTTTAAAAAAAAACATTTTTCCATTTTTTCTTAATCATGAAAAAAAAATCAATATATTTTTAAGGACAGATGAATTTTTTTTAAAAAAGTCGATGGGTTTTAAAAAAAGTAAAGATTCTTTTGAAATATTTTGTTATTTAAGGAAAATTAAAGATATTTTTGGAGCTAAGCGGGATTGA
- the rnhA gene encoding ribonuclease HI produces the protein MLKLVKIFTDGSCLGNPGSGGYATMLRYKKIEKMLTSGFFLTTNNRMELMGVISGLELLKQSCIVEIFTDSRYVQYGITKWIQKWKQQKWERNNKKLIKNIDLWMRINGLLKKHCITWFWIKAHNGHTENELCDKIARQSAQNPFIQDKFYEIVFYKKSKEKL, from the coding sequence ATGTTAAAATTAGTAAAAATATTTACAGACGGTTCTTGCTTAGGAAATCCAGGTTCAGGTGGGTACGCAACTATGTTGCGTTATAAAAAAATAGAAAAAATGCTAACTTCAGGATTTTTTTTAACTACTAATAACAGAATGGAGCTTATGGGTGTAATATCAGGATTAGAATTGTTAAAGCAATCTTGTATAGTCGAAATTTTTACAGATAGTCGATACGTCCAATATGGAATAACTAAATGGATTCAAAAATGGAAACAACAAAAATGGGAGAGAAATAATAAAAAATTGATAAAAAATATAGATTTATGGATGCGTATTAATGGTTTACTAAAAAAACATTGTATTACATGGTTTTGGATAAAAGCGCATAATGGCCATACAGAAAATGAACTATGTGACAAAATTGCACGTCAATCCGCACAAAATCCATTTATTCAAGATAAATTTTATGAAATAGTTTTTTATAAAAAATCAAAGGAAAAATTATGA
- the dnaQ gene encoding DNA polymerase III subunit epsilon: MKNNEKKRIIVLDTETTGINNFGKSCINHRIIEIGAIEIINRHFTGNNFHVYIQPNRPIDPEAIKIHGITNNFLLDKPLFKHIAQKFFKYIQNTQLVIHNASFDVGFINQEFSLLKNKTIDISNFCSIIDTLKIARKLFPGKKNTLDALCNRYKIKNSHRVLHGALLDSFLLGKLYLLMTSGQESMSFCNNIEHGNNYTSFSKWIKNKKKSLKILKANVEELTLHEKYINHIKDIKKNNFTN; encoded by the coding sequence ATGAAAAATAATGAAAAAAAAAGAATAATTGTACTAGATACTGAAACTACTGGTATAAATAATTTTGGAAAATCTTGTATTAATCATAGAATCATTGAAATTGGAGCTATTGAAATTATTAATCGTCATTTTACAGGTAACAATTTTCATGTCTATATTCAACCTAATAGACCAATTGATCCAGAAGCTATAAAAATTCATGGTATTACTAATAATTTTTTATTAGACAAACCATTATTTAAACACATAGCTCAAAAATTCTTTAAATATATTCAAAATACACAATTAGTAATTCATAATGCGTCTTTTGATGTAGGATTTATCAATCAAGAATTTTCCCTATTAAAAAACAAAACAATAGATATATCAAATTTTTGTTCTATTATAGACACTTTAAAAATTGCAAGAAAATTATTTCCTGGAAAAAAAAATACATTAGATGCACTTTGTAATCGATACAAAATAAAAAATTCTCATAGAGTTTTACATGGAGCTCTTTTAGATTCTTTTTTATTAGGAAAATTATATCTTTTAATGACTAGTGGTCAAGAATCTATGTCGTTTTGTAATAATATTGAACATGGAAATAATTATACATCTTTCAGTAAATGGATAAAAAATAAAAAAAAATCTTTGAAAATATTGAAAGCAAATGTAGAAGAATTAACACTTCATGAAAAATATATAAATCATATAAAAGATATAAAAAAAAATAATTTTACAAATTAA
- the lpcA gene encoding D-sedoheptulose 7-phosphate isomerase, translating to MYKKIICSELNASLDVLKNFLEDQNQIKNIEKSSILIAEAFKNKKKVISCGNGGSHCDSVHFAEELTGLYREKRSGYPAISISDTGHISAIGNDFGYDYIFSRYIESVGNSSDILLAISTSGNSNNIINAIKAARKKKMKVISLTGNNGGKIKKLSDIEICVPYYGYSDRIQEMHIKIIHILILIIEKEMTK from the coding sequence ATGTATAAAAAAATTATTTGTTCTGAATTAAATGCTTCATTAGATGTATTAAAAAATTTTTTAGAAGATCAAAATCAAATAAAAAATATTGAAAAATCTTCAATTTTAATTGCAGAAGCATTTAAAAACAAAAAAAAAGTAATTTCTTGTGGTAATGGAGGATCTCATTGCGACTCTGTTCATTTTGCGGAAGAACTTACAGGACTATACAGAGAAAAAAGATCAGGATATCCAGCTATTTCAATTTCTGATACAGGTCATATTTCCGCAATAGGAAATGATTTTGGATATGATTATATTTTTTCACGTTATATAGAAAGTGTAGGAAATTCAAGCGATATATTACTAGCTATTTCTACATCAGGTAATTCTAATAACATCATTAATGCAATAAAAGCAGCACGTAAAAAAAAAATGAAAGTAATTTCTCTGACAGGAAATAACGGAGGAAAAATAAAAAAATTATCAGATATAGAAATTTGCGTACCATATTATGGTTATTCAGATCGAATACAAGAAATGCATATTAAAATTATTCATATATTAATACTAATTATTGAAAAAGAAATGACAAAATAA
- the gpt gene encoding xanthine phosphoribosyltransferase produces MSEKYIVTWDMLQIYTRKLASRLIKINSWNRIIAVSRGGLVPASLLARELSIRYVDTICIASYNNNCLQENRKIIKTTKISNEKISGKQVIVVDDLVDTGGTAHIIRKFYPKAYFVTIFAKPMGKFLVDNYIIDVDQNIWIEQPWDMSISYIPPLIKKNKIF; encoded by the coding sequence ATGAGTGAGAAATATATTGTCACTTGGGATATGCTTCAGATTTATACTAGAAAATTAGCTAGTCGATTAATTAAAATAAATTCATGGAATAGAATTATTGCCGTTAGTAGAGGTGGTTTAGTTCCTGCTTCTTTATTAGCAAGAGAATTAAGTATTCGATATGTTGATACGATATGTATTGCAAGTTATAACAACAATTGTTTACAAGAAAATAGAAAAATTATAAAAACAACAAAAATTAGTAATGAAAAAATTAGTGGAAAGCAAGTTATTGTAGTAGATGATCTTGTGGATACGGGTGGAACTGCTCATATTATTCGAAAATTTTATCCAAAAGCATATTTTGTAACTATCTTTGCTAAGCCTATGGGTAAATTTTTAGTAGATAATTATATCATAGATGTTGATCAAAACATATGGATTGAACAACCTTGGGATATGTCAATATCTTATATTCCTCCTCTTATTAAAAAAAATAAAATATTTTAA
- a CDS encoding nucleotide exchange factor GrpE, whose product MINEEKINNQITSNINEQENIHISNEDNLINTLKNELTTSEEKIKEIISTQNKEIFKIKNRLMSEIERCQKFSLENLIVEFLSIVDNIERASSLIQKEKEITYMEILKDIENILCLIKNVFIQFQVSKIHDIKVTFDPNIHQAISVQYDNKTESNKVLKVMQSGYIMHNIRLLRPAMVVVSTNKK is encoded by the coding sequence ATGATAAATGAAGAAAAAATAAACAATCAAATAACAAGTAATATCAACGAACAAGAGAATATACATATAAGTAATGAAGATAATTTAATTAACACTTTGAAAAATGAATTAACAACATCTGAAGAAAAAATAAAAGAAATCATTTCGACACAGAATAAAGAAATTTTTAAAATAAAAAATCGATTAATGAGTGAGATTGAAAGATGTCAAAAATTTTCTTTAGAAAATTTAATTGTTGAGTTTCTTTCGATTGTAGATAATATTGAACGTGCTTCTAGTTTAATACAAAAAGAAAAAGAAATTACATATATGGAAATTTTAAAAGATATTGAAAATATTCTGTGTTTGATAAAAAATGTTTTTATTCAATTTCAAGTATCTAAAATACACGATATCAAAGTGACATTTGATCCTAATATTCACCAAGCTATATCTGTACAATATGATAACAAAACTGAGTCTAATAAAGTACTCAAAGTTATGCAATCTGGCTATATTATGCATAATATTCGTTTATTACGTCCAGCTATGGTTGTGGTATCAACAAATAAAAAGTAA
- a CDS encoding RnfH family protein — protein MNMIQVTIIYALSEIQYIEKVYIISNSTVKDAIFASNILSVFPGLQFYKNNVGIYNKLVHLNKKINNGDRIEIYRNLIIDPKERRRKQTLRYKEHLKLKKIK, from the coding sequence ATGAATATGATTCAAGTAACAATTATTTATGCATTATCAGAAATACAATATATTGAAAAAGTTTATATAATATCTAATTCAACTGTAAAAGATGCTATATTTGCTTCAAATATACTTAGTGTATTCCCAGGTTTACAATTTTATAAAAATAATGTGGGTATTTATAATAAATTAGTTCATTTAAATAAAAAAATAAACAATGGAGACCGAATTGAAATTTATAGAAATTTAATAATAGATCCTAAAGAAAGAAGAAGAAAACAAACACTACGTTATAAAGAACATTTAAAACTAAAAAAAATTAAATAA